In Chryseobacterium gleum, a single genomic region encodes these proteins:
- a CDS encoding M12 family metallopeptidase: MKSKLLLLSGCLVLALNSCRSDIENAQSDSIDQTTTKLDNTKIHKLLINGKYTYVNEVNGEYFYADDITISAEQFDKLKMQANSEISTTEKSTIVSSFIKTWPNATVYYTLPSQGTMSTQNYNTFLTNINKAFDMISSQTSMQFVQRTNQTEYITFTYTTSNSSPLGWQKNRVNGIKIYNITYPAIIAHEIMHSMGIMHEQCRPDRDQYIIVDVNKAVEGSRHNFNLYNDYAGYGAFDFGSVMMYQSTDFAIDPSQPVMTKLDGSTFTKQRTGLSAGDYAGINHLYGPVNASSAINGTYTMTTALANDKNVDISGSSTTDGTSVILYSASTGNNQRFTFSKSDHGYYIIKSILDPSKVLTVKGNGTTSGTAVELRTNANTDSQKWLLFNLGNNGFGFAPKNAPALRLEVKDGLTTNLTPIIIGTTDQTVQPSTKQRFTLTKVN; this comes from the coding sequence ATGAAAAGCAAACTATTACTCTTATCAGGATGCCTTGTTCTGGCACTGAATTCATGCAGGTCGGATATTGAAAATGCACAATCAGATTCAATAGATCAAACAACAACAAAACTGGACAATACAAAGATTCACAAATTATTAATTAACGGAAAATATACCTACGTTAATGAAGTAAATGGTGAATATTTTTATGCAGATGATATTACGATTAGCGCCGAGCAGTTTGACAAGTTAAAAATGCAGGCCAATTCTGAAATATCCACGACTGAAAAAAGCACTATTGTAAGCTCATTTATTAAGACATGGCCGAATGCAACAGTCTATTATACGTTACCCAGCCAGGGAACTATGAGCACCCAGAATTATAATACGTTCCTTACCAATATCAACAAAGCGTTTGATATGATCTCTTCTCAAACCAGTATGCAGTTTGTTCAACGTACGAACCAAACGGAATACATCACCTTTACTTATACAACCTCCAACAGCTCTCCGCTTGGATGGCAGAAAAACAGAGTAAACGGTATTAAAATTTATAATATCACATATCCCGCCATTATCGCCCACGAAATAATGCATTCCATGGGAATCATGCATGAACAGTGTCGTCCGGACAGAGACCAGTACATAATTGTAGATGTTAACAAAGCCGTAGAAGGAAGCCGCCATAACTTCAACCTTTACAATGATTACGCAGGATATGGTGCGTTTGATTTCGGTTCAGTCATGATGTATCAGTCTACAGATTTTGCTATAGATCCAAGCCAGCCTGTAATGACTAAACTTGACGGATCTACATTTACCAAGCAAAGAACAGGATTATCTGCAGGTGATTATGCAGGAATCAATCATTTGTACGGACCAGTCAATGCAAGCTCTGCAATCAACGGAACTTATACTATGACAACAGCTTTAGCGAATGATAAAAATGTAGATATTTCCGGAAGTTCTACTACAGACGGCACCAGCGTAATTCTTTATTCAGCATCTACAGGAAATAACCAGAGGTTTACTTTCAGCAAATCAGATCATGGGTATTACATCATCAAATCCATACTGGATCCTTCAAAAGTACTGACTGTAAAAGGTAACGGAACAACAAGTGGAACAGCTGTTGAATTAAGAACCAATGCTAATACAGATTCCCAGAAATGGTTATTATTTAATCTTGGGAACAATGGTTTTGGATTCGCTCCCAAGAATGCGCCGGCATTAAGATTGGAGGTAAAAGATGGTTTAACAACGAATCTTACCCCGATTATAATCGGCACTACGGATCAAACGGTTCAGCCTTCTACAAAACAGCGCTTTACTCTTACAAAAGTTAACTAA
- the aspS gene encoding aspartate--tRNA ligase — protein MFRSHTNGELSLKNLNEEVTLSGWVQTIRDKGFMIWVDLRDRYGITQLVFDQERSSAQLMEEAKKLGREFVIQATGKVIERVSKNPNIPTGEIEILVEKLTILNDSQLPPFTIEDETDGGEELRMKYRYLDIRRNPVKDKLIFRHKMAQKVRNYLSDEGFIEVETPVLIKSTPEGARDFVVPSRMNPGQFYALPQSPQTFKQLLMVGGMDKYFQIVKCFRDEDLRADRQPEFTQIDCEMAFVEQEDVMNVFEGMTKTLLKDITGQEFGDFPRMTFADAMRKYGNDKPDIRFGMEFVELNELVKGKDFKIFDDAELVVGINVEGCAEYTRKQIDELVDWVKRPQIGASGMVWVKFQNDGVKTSSVNKFYNEEDLAKIIEKFGAKEGDLMLILSGNENKVRAQLSALRMELGNRLGLRKGNEFAPLWVVDFPLLEWDEETERYHAMHHPFTSPKPEDIHLLETDPGKARANAYDMVLNGNEIGGGSIRIFDKDLQSKMFDLLGFTREEAEAQFGFLMNAFKYGAPPHGGLAFGFDRLVAILDGNEVIRDYIAFPKNNSGRDVMIDAPASIADAQLDELELQLNLKA, from the coding sequence ATGTTTCGATCACACACCAACGGAGAGCTATCTCTGAAAAATCTGAATGAAGAAGTTACACTATCAGGATGGGTACAGACTATCCGTGATAAAGGATTTATGATTTGGGTAGATCTTCGAGATCGTTACGGAATTACCCAGCTGGTTTTTGACCAGGAGCGTTCTTCAGCACAACTGATGGAAGAGGCTAAAAAACTGGGCCGTGAATTTGTGATTCAGGCTACCGGAAAAGTTATTGAAAGAGTAAGCAAAAATCCTAATATTCCGACAGGAGAAATTGAAATCCTTGTGGAAAAACTGACGATTCTGAATGATTCTCAGCTGCCACCTTTTACCATTGAAGATGAAACTGACGGCGGTGAGGAATTAAGAATGAAATACCGTTATCTGGATATCAGAAGAAATCCGGTAAAAGATAAACTGATCTTCCGTCACAAAATGGCGCAGAAAGTAAGAAATTATTTGTCTGACGAAGGTTTCATTGAAGTGGAAACACCTGTTCTGATCAAATCTACTCCTGAAGGAGCAAGAGATTTCGTTGTACCGAGCAGAATGAATCCGGGACAGTTTTATGCATTGCCACAGTCTCCACAGACTTTCAAACAGCTTTTGATGGTAGGTGGAATGGACAAATATTTCCAGATTGTAAAATGTTTCCGTGATGAGGATTTAAGAGCTGACAGACAGCCGGAATTTACACAGATCGACTGTGAAATGGCTTTTGTAGAGCAGGAAGATGTTATGAATGTATTCGAAGGAATGACTAAGACTCTTTTAAAAGATATTACAGGTCAGGAATTCGGAGATTTTCCAAGAATGACTTTCGCAGATGCGATGAGAAAATACGGAAACGACAAACCGGATATCCGTTTCGGAATGGAGTTCGTAGAACTGAATGAGCTTGTAAAAGGAAAAGACTTTAAGATATTTGATGATGCTGAATTGGTTGTCGGAATCAATGTAGAAGGATGTGCAGAATATACAAGAAAGCAGATTGATGAGCTTGTTGATTGGGTAAAACGCCCGCAGATTGGTGCTTCAGGAATGGTTTGGGTAAAATTCCAGAATGATGGAGTAAAAACCTCATCGGTAAACAAATTCTACAATGAAGAGGATTTAGCGAAAATCATCGAAAAATTCGGGGCAAAAGAAGGAGACTTAATGTTGATTCTTTCCGGAAACGAAAACAAAGTAAGAGCTCAGCTTTCTGCGTTGAGAATGGAACTTGGTAACCGTTTAGGATTAAGAAAAGGCAATGAGTTTGCACCACTTTGGGTTGTTGACTTCCCTCTGTTGGAATGGGACGAAGAAACTGAAAGATATCATGCAATGCACCACCCTTTCACTTCTCCGAAGCCGGAAGATATTCATTTATTGGAAACTGATCCTGGAAAAGCAAGAGCCAACGCATATGATATGGTTCTGAACGGAAACGAAATCGGTGGAGGTTCTATCAGAATTTTTGATAAAGATCTTCAGTCTAAAATGTTTGATTTATTAGGATTTACCAGAGAAGAAGCTGAAGCTCAGTTTGGATTCCTAATGAATGCGTTTAAATATGGCGCACCGCCACACGGAGGTTTAGCATTCGGGTTTGACCGTCTGGTAGCTATTCTTGACGGAAATGAAGTGATCAGAGATTACATCGCTTTCCCTAAGAACAATTCAGGACGAGATGTAATGATTGATGCTCCTGCTTCTATTGCCGATGCACAGCTAGACGAACTGGAATTACAATTGAACTTAAAAGCATAA